Genomic window (Drosophila sulfurigaster albostrigata strain 15112-1811.04 unplaced genomic scaffold, ASM2355843v2 contig_289_pilon, whole genome shotgun sequence):
aaaacttttattttgctcACTTTCGAAGATTGGACGAGTGTTCTCATTGTGCAAAGCTTTGTCCAGACAATCAGCATACTTGCCTTTTGTTACATACCATTGAGCAGAGGCTGCATGCAATTTGGCCAACTTTGCTAACACATGTTTCGTTTCACTTTCGTTCAACCCCTTAAGGCGATCCGCATTCTTATAGCCCGCTGGTCGCAGGTTCTCAAGCAGGATGTGGTCGTCCTTTGGCGAATTCTGGAACGTATAGCTTTTGGGGCCAAAGACAACTGGCTCTCCAGCCTGCTGATAGAGTTGCTCCAGCTGTGGTATGACATCATAGTACATGGCTATCTCTTTTTAAATGTGAGCATCAAGTCGAGTATCGCCTTTGAAGCGGCTCCAGCCGGTGGCACTTTTAGCATAAATGAAATGCTGGATTTACCACCCGATACTTTGAGGTAGTCAATATCCACCGAGAGCATGATTGAAGAGTAGTTATCACCAGCTTCTGTGGCTTTTCGCACAAGGAAACTTTGTATATCCTTATAGTCGGTTATCTCTGTTTTAAGCAGAGTCTTAAAGAAGTCGATGCTGACCCAGTCGGGGCCTCAGGATCCACATTGATCTCAACTTGATTTGGTGATTCAGTTGCTATCGCAGCAGGAGTCAATCCTGGGAGTTCTTCACTAAAAAAGGGATTTATACGTTTGAGATGCACAATCAAGTGATCATAATCAGCTGAGCTGTAGGACTTACTAGGTTTCTAGGAGTCCTCGATTATCCAGCCAAGGTAGTATCTGTTCAATATAATGCTGGTAACGCTTGTTGGAGTACATCAGATTCTTAAAATCAGACCCAGATTCAGTGTCTGCAAAGAAGTTCTCAAAGGTGGCCGATTCAGTGGGATCCAGAAGAACCACGGGCAGCACCATATAGACTGCAGTGATGGCCCAGCTAGCGTGTTTAGATAGCTGCATATGCAGTTCCCATAACTTCGGCTTGCGttcagtatatttaagtaattcCAGGTGCTCAATCAGCTGGTCGTGGTAATATTTGATGAAATAGTCAAAATGCTTCAGCTTATAATCAATGTGCACAGATGTCATTATGAAATAGAGCAAATCTCCGAAAGGATGGCCATAGTGTGGATTCTGGAAATCCACAAAGAGCATTTCGGAGAGATCTCCATTTAGTGCGATCTTAAAGAGAAGATTGTTGACCCAAGAATCACCGTGGTTGATAACATTGAATTCATTGGGGTCGTGGTTGCCAATGGACTTAAACAGATCTTTAATTTTACCGAAATATGCTTCCTAATTGATAAAggatattaattaaaataatataaaaaaagaaataatggATCAGTTGTACTACACTTACCATCTTGTCATGGTATTTTTGACAGTCCTTGAAGTTCTTTAAATTACTAAGGAATCTTTTCTGTGTTGGTACCATCATGGCTTCTAGCATCGCCAAGGCAACTTCAATATTCTTCCCAAACATTCCATACATAAGTCGCTCCGAGATACCATAGAGGTTCTTATAATGTGCACCCGCAGCGTGATATTGTGCCATTTTCTTAAGAACTACTTTGGTCTGCTCAAAATTGAGACACTCCAAACGATTGACGTTCTTATAACCTTCTTGACCCAGATCGTACATTAACACTGTATTGGCAAGTCGAGGCTCTTCTTTTACGCTCTCCTTGAACTGATATGCTCTCGGAGCAAATCTTATGTCTAGCCCCTTTTCTTTGTACAATTCCTCCAGCTTGGGCAACAAATCTATATAGGCTTCATTCTCAACGACAAAGAAATTTGAAACGGCGAGCATTTGTTCCATTTCCGGCGATTCGTGTGGCACTTTCATCATGTACGAAACGGACTTGCTGGATTTGtctgaaaaaataaattcattaccAAAAAGACACAATAAAGTTAGTAAGAAAGTATGCAAAAATCACAAGGAACAATCCAGACATCaaagtaataaaatgaatgcTACTCgttacaataacaatatttgcaAGTACTAATAGTTGCGAAATCATTTGGAATGGACTATTGTAATGAGAGTAAATTtttactaattaaaaattatttatctGAAGCCAATGTTTGATAAATtgaatcattaaaaataatttatctgaacccaatatttttaattattcaatttatcatGCTTCTAACCTGCACAAAGTTGTTAGCgaaaaattattgattatatatatacctGTCTTTCCGCATTCAATCCTAGATATTTGAGACTATAACAACATTAGACACTCTAGAAAATGTAAAGCATTATCTACAGACTAGTCAAGTTTGGTAAAATAGTAATCGTAAAGTCGGAAATTCCACACAATAATGACATACATATGATAATTTGATTACGCTTGGGCTATAAAGATTAAAATTGTATGAAATCAATACAGTATTTGCGTCGAGTAATGCGTAAAATATGGTTTTTATCCATAGCGACAATAAAGTTATATGACTGATTTACGGTTTCAAGTTAAGATATATTATGTACACCATACTTGACCGTAATTTAGTTATAGATAGACTAGGGACAATTATAAAATGGTTATCTTAAGTTGAGATAAGTGACCATAACAAACGATTACGCTCAAAATTTCTTTGTCGATAATAATGCTATATATAGAGCAcatgaatttaattgcattttaaaataaaattctaatttgTGACATCATTAAAAGATTAGCTCTTCACATACCTGATAATTCAACATCTAAGCTCACTCTCAGCATTAGTGTTGCATAGTTCTCTCCGGGGTTCAAAGCGGGTTTTATGTGAAAGCTTTTGATTTTTCAAAGCTTGGAACAGTCTCTCTGAGTATTTCCACAAAATGCGACTCTTTAATCCATGTGGGTaccaatttaatatcaaattctGGAACTGGCGCGGCAGGGGCAGCGGCTGGAGAGGAATCCGGTGTAACGATCTTGCTCTGTGCTTGAGAGTCATTCGATTTAGCGGTAATGCTTCTCTTCTGCGCCTTAGGTTCTTCACTAGCCACATCATACTTGTGCTTGGACTTCGAATTAAATGCACCCATTGTACGAGATCTAGGTACGTCTTTTCAACAGGTCGAATTAATTTCAACTGAGGGAATGCGTTAAATAGTTTGTCGATATTTATACCCGAATATCAGTACTGATAGCATTTATCGCtgataacaaaattattttatcagTTTGCCCCGAGAGACTGATGCAACAGGTGTTTTTCGAAACTACAAACTGAAAAGTATTCTATTCACATGGTGCGCATCagtttaatgcaattaaaagctCTCTACAGAACTAGTACATCTGCGTGGGGGCTTTAAAATCATTCATAAATTCTCCAATTGCTGGTTGCTTGAGGGTaagctatatatatactatacttagTATCacttaattttatacaaatactGTGAAATAGAAAATGTGACGCAGTTAAATACCCTGTATACGGTAAATTCAAAAGGTGGCTTGACAGATTAGATTAGTCAAAATtattacaacaaaatgaaatcttCAACTTTGTAATGACAACGGCCTAGTTGACTTATACATTTCTTCCTTGCAgcatattaattttctttgtaAATGGTTATTGGTAGTTAATGTGaacatgaaaatattaaaaattgtacagGGCATTTTAATGTTTGCTTTAGGTCTACAACAAATTGATTAGGAACacacaatttgaaattaatgtttatCAATCGTACTCGTTTACTCATAATGACTTTAACTTTGTGAATACTTCCCAAGTGGACGACAATCACTACCACAAGCGATAATAGCatgcaataattttattataagaaCTAGTTTAACATTTGTAGATTAGAATGAAGCGAACTAAATTCTAATACACTGAAAAATACcagtttctaaaatcaagagtATTCAGcttaaaatttgtgttttaaattcttaaaataagatcAGTTAGTCCAGCTGTCGCCAACTTCTCTTCATTGCAGTCCatgatgtac
Coding sequences:
- the LOC133849725 gene encoding LOW QUALITY PROTEIN: uncharacterized protein LOC133849725 (The sequence of the model RefSeq protein was modified relative to this genomic sequence to represent the inferred CDS: inserted 1 base in 1 codon) — translated: MGAFNSKSKHKYDVASEEPKAQKRSITAKSNDSQAQSKIVTPDSSPAAAPAAPVPEFDIKLVPTWIKESHFVEILRETVPSFXKIKSFHIKPALNPGENYATLMLRVSLDVELSDKSSKSVSYMMKVPHESPEMEQMLAVSNFFVVENEAYIDLLPKLEELYKEKGLDIRFAPRAYQFKESVKEEPRLANTVLMYDLGQEGYKNVNRLECLNFEQTKVVLKKMAQYHAAGAHYKNLYGISERLMYGMFGKNIEVALAMLEAMMVPTQKRFLSNLKNFKDCQKYHDKMEAYFGKIKDLFKSIGNHDPNEFNVINHGDSWVNNLLFKIALNGDLSEMLFVDFQNPHYGHPFGDLLYFIMTSVHIDYKLKHFDYFIKYYHDQLIEHLELLKYTERKPKLWELHMQLSKHASWAITAVYMVLPVVLLDPTESATFENFFADTESGSDFKNLMYSNKRYQHYIEQILPWLDNRGLLETYEELPGLTPAAIATESPNQVEINVDPEAPTGSASTSLRLCLKQKIAMYYDVIPQLEQLYQQAGEPVVFGPKSYTFQNSPKDDHILLENLRPAGYKNADRLKGLNESETKHVLAKLAKLHAASAQWYVTKGKYADCLDKALHNENTRPIFESEQNKSFMGLAAEAIQKFQGSELYGKKVVKVLYNLFTLISKAEEYDEKQFNVMNHGDCWTNNVMFSYNSQGQIIDTLLIDFQRSNFNTPAQDLYYFLLSSPNFDIKLEKFDYFIRFYHDELKRNLELLKYPRHIPTLRELHIMLLNDSIWAVTTTSTVMSAVLLEPTNNASIETMLGNDEEGKNFKRKLFNNDRYRKHSEAIYPFLNHRGLLDFV